One genomic segment of Rhizorhabdus phycosphaerae includes these proteins:
- a CDS encoding calcium-binding protein, translating to MSMIDREADAQDALSAIAKAALFSGGSDDSGSGSGNDDDPQDDSEDGPDDDSRDDDDRDGDGSDDDLVDGSDDSDIEHGGLGDDSILGGGGDDDLGGDDGDDDLEGEDGDDSLSGGSGSDHLGGGRGRDHLRGDDGDDDLSGGDDDDDLEGGEGGDRLDGGNGHDALYGGNGRDTLIGGSGNDHLYGRSASGGADDADSLSGGDGSDYLQGNAGADTLVGGSGSDRINGGADNDSLSGDAGNDRLNGNLGKPTSSNFPPTRHCIRVAASRPSATSSMASTKSTSISILSRCSAPRRPT from the coding sequence ATGAGCATGATCGATCGCGAAGCCGATGCGCAGGATGCGCTTTCCGCCATTGCCAAGGCGGCGCTGTTCAGCGGCGGCAGCGACGACAGCGGGAGCGGATCGGGCAACGACGATGACCCGCAGGACGACAGCGAAGACGGTCCTGACGACGATTCCCGCGACGATGACGACCGCGACGGCGACGGTTCCGATGACGATCTGGTCGACGGATCGGACGATTCCGACATCGAACATGGCGGCCTCGGCGACGACTCCATTCTCGGCGGCGGCGGCGACGACGATCTGGGCGGCGACGATGGCGACGACGACCTCGAAGGCGAGGATGGCGACGACAGCCTGTCGGGCGGCAGCGGCAGCGACCATCTCGGCGGTGGACGTGGACGCGACCATCTGCGCGGCGACGATGGCGACGACGACCTGAGCGGCGGTGACGACGATGACGATCTGGAAGGCGGCGAGGGCGGCGATCGCCTCGATGGCGGCAACGGGCATGACGCCCTTTATGGCGGCAATGGTCGCGACACGCTGATCGGCGGCAGCGGCAACGACCATCTCTATGGCCGCAGCGCCAGCGGCGGGGCCGACGATGCCGACAGTCTGTCGGGCGGCGACGGCTCGGACTATCTACAAGGCAATGCCGGGGCGGATACGCTGGTCGGCGGTTCCGGTTCCGACCGGATCAATGGTGGCGCGGACAACGACTCCCTGTCGGGCGATGCCGGCAATGATCGCCTCAACGGCAATCTCGGCAAGCCGACGTCTTCAAATTTTCCTCCGACTCGGCACTGTATTCGGGTAGCGGCGTCGAGACCATCGGCGACTTCCAGCATGGCATCGACGAAATCGACCTCGATTTCGATCCTGTCGCGCTGCTCAGCGCCACGGCGGCCGACCTGA
- a CDS encoding TonB-dependent receptor, which produces MKIHLRSVRNASLAMLVMWPAIVSAQSAAKAPAEDAVADTAEIIVTATRQNTALSRVAAAVSAVRAADIAPGGVQNIGDLQVVVPNVSIGDQFGVNRTFIRGVGLNNFDVGGEGAVAFLQNGAILPRPAQQLSGFFDLEQIEVLRGPQSILYGRGATAGAINMVTARPKEELEGYVRATYGNYDSKILEAAVGGGLSGDKLLVRVAGKYEKRDGYGKNVFTGADVDDRDAYSLRGTVVAKFSETLTGTVIVDHFKEDDNNYAFHYFGPSVVPEAGLPHKLIGGQTIIEYYKARGEKVNLRNIYSDQEAINKRDGYGFTGLLDWDLGAATIKSTTAYRSFNRFQRDDLDSSQVNLAGRNDYVEKSRAVSQEFTVNYQGDGFTLLGGAMYLHEKLTGSVLVPTTNLGVLFGLPANTFDNGAYEQNGVVKIDAVGVYLQGAVDLSPTLKLTAGARYNYERRKGDGYFRFDAIGINIPTDETKGWSALTPKLLLEYRPTDTTMLYASVTKGFKSGVINVGSADPAINPETVWSYEGGFKQRFAGNRVMLSGAIFYYDYSNLQVSFVNANSIVQTINAATARNYGGELELEAKVTPQFSINANASYLNAKFTKFCNAYYGAAFPARAGISYAPCPGQAGLVDLSGNRLPNAPRYSFGGGFNWDIPLGESKVTLGGDLKYQSKVFFSEFNNRDAVQGSYVLLNASAAYHAPNDQWTLTGWVKNLTNKFIIANNIIAAATYAYPRVGSLMPPRTYGATLGFNF; this is translated from the coding sequence ATGAAAATCCATCTTCGTTCCGTTCGCAATGCGTCGCTGGCCATGCTGGTCATGTGGCCTGCGATCGTCAGCGCGCAGTCGGCGGCCAAGGCGCCGGCCGAGGACGCCGTGGCGGACACCGCCGAGATCATCGTCACCGCGACGCGCCAGAACACCGCGCTCAGCCGCGTGGCGGCCGCCGTCAGTGCGGTTCGCGCCGCCGACATCGCGCCGGGCGGCGTGCAGAATATCGGCGATCTTCAGGTCGTCGTTCCCAACGTCTCGATCGGCGACCAGTTCGGTGTGAACCGGACCTTCATTCGCGGCGTCGGCCTCAACAATTTCGACGTCGGCGGCGAGGGTGCCGTGGCCTTCCTCCAGAATGGCGCGATCCTCCCCCGTCCGGCGCAGCAGCTCAGCGGCTTCTTCGATCTCGAGCAGATCGAGGTCCTGCGCGGCCCGCAGTCGATCCTCTATGGTCGCGGCGCCACCGCCGGTGCGATCAACATGGTGACTGCGCGTCCGAAGGAAGAGCTCGAAGGCTATGTTCGGGCGACCTACGGCAATTATGACTCGAAGATCCTCGAGGCGGCGGTCGGCGGCGGTCTTTCGGGCGACAAGCTGCTCGTCCGCGTCGCCGGCAAATATGAGAAGCGCGACGGTTACGGCAAGAACGTCTTCACCGGCGCCGACGTCGACGATCGCGACGCCTATTCGCTGCGCGGCACCGTGGTCGCGAAATTCTCCGAAACGCTGACCGGCACGGTCATCGTCGACCATTTCAAGGAAGACGACAACAACTACGCCTTCCACTATTTCGGCCCTTCGGTCGTTCCGGAAGCCGGCCTGCCGCACAAGCTGATCGGCGGTCAGACGATCATCGAATATTACAAGGCGCGCGGCGAGAAGGTGAACCTGCGCAACATCTATTCCGACCAGGAAGCGATCAACAAGCGCGACGGTTACGGCTTCACCGGCCTGCTCGACTGGGATCTGGGCGCTGCCACGATCAAGTCGACCACCGCCTATCGCAGCTTCAACCGCTTCCAGCGCGACGATCTCGACAGCTCGCAGGTCAACCTTGCCGGCCGCAACGACTATGTCGAAAAGAGCCGTGCGGTCAGCCAGGAGTTCACCGTCAACTATCAGGGCGATGGCTTCACCCTGCTCGGCGGCGCCATGTACCTGCACGAGAAGCTGACCGGCTCGGTGCTCGTCCCCACCACCAACCTCGGCGTGCTGTTCGGCCTGCCGGCGAACACCTTCGACAATGGCGCCTATGAACAGAATGGCGTCGTCAAGATCGATGCCGTCGGCGTCTATCTGCAGGGTGCGGTCGACCTAAGCCCCACCCTCAAGCTGACCGCTGGTGCGCGCTACAATTATGAGCGGCGCAAGGGCGACGGCTATTTCCGCTTCGACGCGATCGGCATCAACATCCCGACCGACGAGACCAAGGGCTGGTCGGCGCTCACGCCGAAGCTGCTTCTGGAATATCGCCCGACCGACACCACGATGCTCTATGCGAGCGTCACCAAGGGCTTCAAGTCTGGCGTGATCAACGTCGGCAGCGCCGATCCGGCGATCAACCCGGAGACGGTGTGGAGCTATGAGGGCGGCTTCAAGCAGCGCTTCGCGGGCAACCGCGTGATGCTGAGCGGCGCGATCTTCTACTATGACTACAGCAACTTGCAGGTCAGCTTCGTCAACGCGAACAGCATCGTCCAGACGATCAACGCCGCGACCGCACGCAACTATGGCGGCGAGCTCGAGCTGGAGGCGAAGGTCACTCCGCAATTCTCGATCAACGCCAACGCGTCCTACCTCAACGCCAAGTTCACGAAGTTCTGCAATGCCTATTATGGCGCAGCCTTCCCCGCGCGGGCCGGCATCTCCTATGCGCCGTGCCCGGGTCAGGCCGGTCTGGTCGACCTCAGCGGAAACCGCTTGCCCAACGCGCCGCGCTATTCGTTCGGCGGTGGGTTCAACTGGGACATTCCGCTGGGCGAGAGCAAGGTCACCCTCGGCGGCGACCTGAAATATCAGTCGAAGGTCTTCTTCAGCGAGTTCAACAACCGCGATGCCGTGCAGGGCTCCTATGTCCTGCTCAACGCCAGCGCGGCCTATCATGCGCCGAACGACCAGTGGACGCTGACGGGCTGGGTCAAGAACCTGACCAACAAGTTCATCATCGCCAACAACATCATCGCGGCGGCGACCTACGCCTATCCGCGAGTGGGTTCGCTGATGCCGCCGCGCACCTATGGTGCGACGCTCGGCTTCAACTTCTGA
- a CDS encoding MBL fold metallo-hydrolase yields the protein MDSFAIGNIRVHRIEEWAGTFAPPSELFSGFVAEGWDPHRDEFTPDYFDPDSGKVFACLQSWVIDTGTVRILFDTGAGNDKDRPNLPVFGNLQTDFLGRLARAGYQPEDIDIVVCSHIHVDHVGWNTRLVDGRWEPTFRNARYVFPLRDRDYWDPLIAGTGPQGIGALVNANMFEDSVRPILDAGRAEWVDEGHEVVPGMILRCRPGHTPGSMSLHLASEGKKAMFVGDIVHHPAQIYRPDWNSIFCEDQDQARETRRALLEEAARDEALLVPAHFGGAHAARVLREGSGFRPILTGLR from the coding sequence ATGGACAGCTTCGCGATCGGCAATATCCGGGTGCACCGCATCGAGGAGTGGGCCGGCACCTTCGCCCCACCCTCGGAGCTCTTTTCGGGCTTCGTGGCAGAGGGGTGGGACCCCCATCGAGACGAGTTTACCCCCGACTATTTCGATCCCGACAGCGGCAAGGTCTTCGCCTGCCTGCAAAGCTGGGTCATCGACACCGGCACCGTCCGCATCCTGTTCGATACCGGTGCCGGCAACGACAAGGACCGGCCCAATCTCCCGGTCTTCGGCAATCTCCAGACCGACTTTCTCGGCCGCCTCGCGCGGGCCGGCTACCAGCCCGAGGATATCGATATCGTCGTCTGCTCGCATATCCATGTCGACCATGTCGGGTGGAATACGCGGCTGGTCGACGGGCGGTGGGAGCCGACCTTTCGCAACGCGCGCTACGTCTTTCCTCTGCGGGACCGTGACTATTGGGATCCGCTGATCGCTGGCACCGGTCCGCAGGGTATCGGCGCGCTCGTGAACGCCAATATGTTCGAGGACAGCGTCAGGCCCATTCTCGATGCGGGCCGGGCCGAGTGGGTCGACGAAGGCCATGAGGTCGTGCCCGGTATGATCCTGCGCTGCCGACCCGGCCACACCCCAGGCAGCATGTCGCTGCACCTGGCCTCCGAAGGCAAGAAAGCGATGTTCGTGGGGGACATCGTCCACCATCCGGCACAGATCTATCGACCCGACTGGAACAGCATCTTCTGCGAGGATCAGGATCAGGCACGCGAGACGCGTCGAGCCTTGCTCGAGGAAGCGGCACGGGACGAAGCGCTGCTGGTCCCGGCGCATTTCGGTGGCGCCCATGCGGCGCGTGTCCTGCGCGAGGGGAGCGGCTTCCGGCCGATACTCACCGGCCTCCGCTGA
- a CDS encoding CaiB/BaiF CoA transferase family protein, with the protein MTGPLAGIRVVEFAGLGPTPFVCMMLADMGAEVLRIDRRGAQAFGGGDERFNYLNRSRPSIELDLKSPEDLDLALGLAAKADVLVEGFRPGAMERLDLGPDRLTKLNDRLIYARMTGWGQTGPMAHEAGHDINYLSLTGALYLMGPHDGPPVPPINLAANFGGGGMMMLSGILAALVERSTSDRGQVVDAAMLDGASLLMTQIFAWSRMGRWHAGRGGNVLDGSAYFYRCYETSDGQYIAAGALEPQFHAAFIGGLGFDIAEFGDHLDPTLWAERAARIEPVIRSRTRDEWVAHFKGRDACVTPVLSPDEALEHPANIERQVHVAVDGALQPAPAPRLSRTPAAISAPPCLPGEGGQARLEAWGIGRNHMNGIAKAS; encoded by the coding sequence ATGACCGGACCGCTGGCGGGCATCCGCGTCGTCGAGTTTGCCGGGCTCGGCCCCACCCCCTTTGTCTGCATGATGCTGGCGGACATGGGCGCCGAAGTGCTGCGCATCGACCGGCGTGGCGCCCAGGCCTTCGGTGGTGGCGACGAGCGGTTCAACTATCTCAACCGCAGCCGTCCCTCGATCGAGCTCGACCTCAAATCACCCGAGGATCTCGATCTCGCCCTGGGACTGGCCGCGAAGGCGGATGTCCTGGTCGAAGGCTTCCGGCCCGGCGCCATGGAGCGGCTCGACCTCGGCCCCGATCGGCTGACGAAGCTCAACGACCGCCTGATCTATGCGCGCATGACCGGCTGGGGACAGACCGGGCCGATGGCGCACGAAGCGGGCCACGACATCAACTATCTCTCGCTGACCGGCGCGCTCTATCTGATGGGACCGCATGACGGGCCGCCCGTTCCGCCGATCAACCTGGCCGCCAATTTCGGCGGCGGCGGGATGATGATGCTGTCCGGGATTCTCGCCGCGCTGGTCGAGCGCTCGACGAGTGACCGCGGACAGGTGGTCGACGCGGCGATGCTCGACGGCGCCTCGCTGTTGATGACGCAGATCTTCGCCTGGTCCCGGATGGGCCGCTGGCATGCGGGCCGTGGCGGCAATGTCCTGGACGGCAGCGCCTATTTCTATCGCTGCTACGAGACGTCTGACGGCCAATATATCGCCGCCGGCGCGCTGGAACCACAGTTCCATGCAGCCTTCATAGGCGGGCTCGGCTTCGACATCGCAGAGTTCGGCGACCATCTGGACCCCACGCTCTGGGCCGAACGCGCGGCACGCATCGAACCCGTCATCCGCAGCCGGACGCGCGACGAGTGGGTCGCCCATTTCAAGGGACGCGACGCCTGCGTGACCCCCGTCCTCAGCCCGGACGAGGCGCTGGAGCATCCCGCCAATATCGAGCGCCAGGTCCATGTCGCGGTCGATGGCGCCCTGCAGCCCGCCCCGGCCCCACGCCTGAGCCGCACGCCCGCCGCCATATCCGCGCCGCCTTGCCTTCCCGGCGAAGGGGGCCAGGCCCGGCTGGAGGCATGGGGCATCGGGCGCAACCATATGAACGGGATAGCCAAGGCGTCCTGA
- a CDS encoding long-chain fatty acid--CoA ligase, whose amino-acid sequence MTGTMALAGLMQHHALTVDRFIDFAARWHGATPVISRTTTGETERSSYSEIAERARLLSSALLGRGIGQGDRVATLAMNHARHVEAWYGVMGIGAVCHTVNPRLFDEQITYIINHAADRILLADAAFIPLLARVLPHCPSIEQVVLFPDGSVEQAPFPTIGYEDLLREASSPASWSGIDEQAACGLCYTSGTTGSPKGVLYSHRSNYLHALATLQHDFMNFSARDVVLPVVPMFHANAWGIAFSAPASGAKLVMPGARLDGASLESLIHEEGVTFAAGVPTVWQGLLQHIARSGGSLGTLKRVLIGGSACPPALLQALEDDHGVEVVHAWGMTETSPVATAASPTVATGALPPEQRRAQSLKQGRPMFDVDLCLKGEDGEIVPHDGATPGHLMVRGSTVAGAYFRHDANILDADGWFDTGDVATIDGHGFVRITDRSKDLIKSGGEWISSIEIENMVMSHPAVANAAVVGQPHERWGERPLLIVEPREGARATPGELIAHLEGRIAKWWMPDEVRFVDRIPLGATGKIDKKRIRAEMIGQPA is encoded by the coding sequence ATGACGGGGACGATGGCGCTGGCAGGGCTCATGCAGCATCACGCCCTGACGGTCGACCGCTTCATCGACTTTGCCGCGCGCTGGCATGGCGCCACGCCGGTCATATCGCGCACCACCACCGGCGAGACCGAGCGATCGAGCTATTCCGAGATCGCCGAGCGCGCCCGCCTGCTCTCCTCGGCCCTGCTCGGACGCGGCATAGGGCAAGGCGACCGGGTCGCGACGCTGGCGATGAACCATGCCCGCCATGTCGAGGCCTGGTATGGCGTCATGGGCATCGGCGCCGTGTGCCATACGGTCAATCCGCGCCTGTTCGACGAACAGATCACCTATATCATCAACCATGCCGCCGACCGCATCCTGCTGGCCGACGCCGCCTTCATCCCCCTGCTCGCGCGCGTCCTGCCGCACTGCCCGTCGATCGAGCAGGTCGTGCTGTTTCCCGATGGCTCGGTCGAGCAGGCCCCCTTCCCCACCATCGGCTATGAGGATTTGCTGCGCGAGGCGTCCTCGCCCGCATCGTGGAGCGGCATCGACGAACAGGCGGCCTGCGGCCTGTGCTACACATCAGGCACGACTGGGTCGCCGAAGGGCGTCCTCTATTCGCATCGCTCCAACTATCTCCATGCGCTTGCGACCTTGCAGCATGATTTCATGAACTTCTCGGCGCGCGACGTCGTCCTCCCGGTGGTCCCAATGTTCCACGCCAATGCCTGGGGGATCGCCTTTTCGGCTCCCGCCTCTGGCGCGAAGCTGGTGATGCCGGGCGCCCGGCTCGATGGTGCGTCGCTCGAAAGCCTGATCCACGAAGAAGGCGTGACTTTCGCCGCCGGCGTGCCGACCGTCTGGCAGGGCCTGCTGCAGCATATCGCGCGGAGCGGGGGTTCGCTGGGTACGCTCAAGCGCGTCCTGATCGGCGGCTCCGCCTGCCCACCGGCGCTGTTACAGGCATTGGAGGATGATCACGGGGTCGAGGTGGTGCATGCCTGGGGCATGACCGAAACCTCCCCTGTCGCGACCGCCGCGAGCCCGACCGTCGCCACCGGGGCGCTGCCCCCTGAGCAGCGCAGGGCGCAATCGCTCAAGCAGGGCCGGCCGATGTTCGACGTCGATCTCTGCCTGAAGGGCGAGGATGGTGAGATCGTCCCGCACGACGGCGCGACGCCGGGACATCTGATGGTCCGCGGCTCGACCGTGGCCGGCGCCTATTTCCGGCACGACGCGAACATCCTCGACGCAGACGGCTGGTTCGATACCGGCGACGTCGCAACGATCGACGGGCACGGCTTCGTCCGGATCACCGACCGTTCGAAGGACCTGATCAAGTCGGGCGGGGAATGGATCTCGTCGATCGAGATCGAGAATATGGTGATGAGCCACCCGGCAGTGGCGAACGCCGCCGTCGTGGGCCAGCCGCACGAACGCTGGGGCGAGCGTCCGCTGCTGATCGTCGAGCCGCGTGAGGGAGCCCGCGCGACGCCCGGGGAGTTGATCGCCCATCTCGAAGGTCGCATCGCCAAATGGTGGATGCCCGACGAGGTGCGGTTCGTCGATCGCATCCCGCTGGGCGCGACCGGCAAGATCGACAAGAAGAGGATAAGGGCGGAGATGATCGGACAGCCGGCATGA
- a CDS encoding iron-containing alcohol dehydrogenase — protein sequence MSSVTAGQMGFTATEKVTFGQPARDAILAQAEGMGARRVFLLASSALRNDTDEIKQIEAALGDRHAATYSGIAPHAPRSDVLAAANAAREARADLIVSIGGGSATDAAKIVALLIKHDVRTVEAFEPLRTYVDDAGNVINPLTVGPDIRVICVPTTLSGGEFNALSGATDEVTMHKQGYEHRNMAPIMVVLDPAITVHTPQWLWLSTGVRSVDHAVETLASYQSNDFADGLADNALRLLAEGLPRVKADPTDLEGRLKCQIGAWQSMISIIGGVPMGASHAIGHILGGTCNVPHGHCSCVMAPYVLAWNAEHDASRQTRINACLGNTHATAAESLDAFIRGLGMPRTLSEVGVLEDQFQRVAEYTMLDIWGRTNPRPVRSPADIMEILRKAA from the coding sequence GTGAGCAGCGTCACCGCAGGCCAGATGGGATTCACCGCGACCGAGAAGGTGACGTTCGGGCAGCCCGCCCGCGACGCCATTCTCGCGCAGGCGGAGGGGATGGGTGCGCGACGCGTGTTCCTGCTCGCCTCGTCGGCATTGCGCAACGATACCGACGAGATAAAGCAGATCGAGGCGGCGCTGGGCGATCGTCACGCGGCGACCTATAGCGGCATCGCGCCGCACGCGCCGCGCAGCGATGTTCTTGCCGCCGCCAATGCCGCGCGCGAGGCGCGAGCTGACCTGATCGTGTCGATCGGTGGCGGTTCGGCGACCGATGCCGCGAAGATCGTGGCATTGTTGATCAAGCATGACGTACGCACCGTGGAGGCGTTCGAGCCGTTGCGGACCTATGTCGACGATGCCGGTAACGTCATCAATCCGCTGACGGTCGGCCCGGACATCCGCGTGATCTGCGTCCCCACGACGCTGTCGGGCGGCGAGTTCAACGCCTTGTCGGGCGCGACCGATGAAGTGACGATGCACAAGCAGGGCTATGAGCATCGCAATATGGCGCCGATCATGGTCGTGCTCGATCCGGCGATCACCGTACACACGCCGCAATGGCTGTGGCTTTCGACCGGCGTTCGCTCGGTCGACCATGCGGTCGAGACGCTCGCCTCCTACCAGTCGAACGACTTCGCCGATGGCCTCGCCGACAATGCACTGCGTCTGCTGGCGGAAGGCCTGCCGCGCGTGAAGGCGGATCCGACAGACCTGGAGGGGCGGCTCAAGTGCCAGATCGGCGCCTGGCAGTCGATGATCTCGATCATCGGCGGGGTTCCGATGGGGGCCAGCCATGCGATCGGGCATATCCTGGGCGGTACCTGCAACGTGCCGCATGGTCACTGTTCCTGCGTGATGGCGCCCTATGTTCTCGCGTGGAACGCCGAGCATGATGCGAGCCGCCAGACCCGCATCAACGCCTGTCTGGGCAACACCCATGCGACCGCGGCGGAAAGCCTCGACGCCTTCATCCGCGGGCTCGGTATGCCGCGCACCCTGTCGGAGGTCGGTGTGCTGGAGGACCAGTTCCAGAGGGTAGCCGAATATACCATGCTTGATATATGGGGGAGGACCAACCCGAGGCCGGTCCGGTCCCCAGCGGACATCATGGAGATCCTAAGAAAAGCGGCATGA
- a CDS encoding TetR/AcrR family transcriptional regulator has protein sequence MTKSSAASVKKQASPPGTGREIKPGVVAFKRARILEEASALFFEKGYEAATLEMLADRLSATKPFLYTYFKGKSAILSAICEVGVKESLAALDRMAETERTSIDLLKASLREVAEIIVARHEYLVVYQREMMNLERTDAQRILRLRHEFDLRIGKLIEDCVRDGDVTVPDAAAMSVWIGGLLSWITYCYRPGSKRSAEMVVDQAVEACLRLIAVA, from the coding sequence ATGACGAAATCCAGCGCTGCCTCCGTCAAGAAACAGGCCTCGCCCCCCGGTACGGGGCGCGAGATCAAGCCTGGTGTCGTGGCCTTCAAGCGCGCCCGCATCCTCGAGGAAGCGAGCGCCCTGTTCTTCGAGAAGGGCTATGAGGCGGCAACGCTGGAGATGCTGGCTGACCGACTGAGCGCGACCAAGCCGTTCCTCTACACCTATTTCAAGGGCAAGAGCGCTATCCTCAGCGCGATCTGCGAAGTGGGTGTCAAGGAATCGCTGGCCGCGCTGGACCGGATGGCGGAAACCGAACGCACGTCGATCGACCTGCTCAAGGCGTCTCTGCGCGAAGTCGCGGAGATCATCGTGGCGCGACACGAATATCTGGTCGTGTACCAGCGCGAGATGATGAACCTCGAGCGGACCGATGCCCAGCGCATCCTGCGCCTGCGGCACGAGTTCGACCTGCGGATCGGCAAGCTCATCGAGGACTGCGTGCGCGACGGCGATGTGACCGTCCCGGACGCCGCCGCGATGTCGGTCTGGATCGGCGGCCTGCTCAGCTGGATAACCTATTGCTATCGGCCAGGCAGCAAACGTTCGGCGGAAATGGTGGTCGACCAGGCGGTCGAGGCCTGTCTGCGGCTTATCGCCGTCGCCTGA
- a CDS encoding AMP-binding protein, with protein sequence MTTTAPARPRDFTDPRIPNRDECVLRYLVDRWAVERADKTHVIFEDGEEWSFADVRRLVRAKAAGLRKLGVKQGDFVAAWLPSGRDALLAFYAINYLGAVFVPFNTAYRGNLLAHVLANSGASLMVVHPDLVGRLPEVDCAELRQLVVTTQGAVPDIGLPVTRFDDLEGDDVGELDRPIQPWDIQSIIYTSGTTGPSKGVLSSYLHMFSNAGPESWPMVGEDDRYMCVAPIFHIGGMGPPFVMLARGASVAVIETFSTDRFWDIARKTQSTMVFLLGVMATFLMKQPPSPDDRTHGVRKAFMVPLTDDAPAFTERFGIDIYTIFNMTEISSPIVSEANPVKRGTCGKVRPYVEVRLVDANDCEVPVGAIGEMLVRTDRPWAMNSGYNRNPEATAKAWANGWFHTGDAFRRDEDGYYYFVDRVKDAIRRRGENISSFEVEVEVCAHPHVRECAAIAVPSEFSEDEVMVIVAPVPGCTIDVEHLASFLIEKMPYFMVPRYIRILDELPKTPSAKVLKADLRQEGITADTWDREKAGMRVRREVFSG encoded by the coding sequence ATGACAACGACTGCACCAGCGCGCCCGCGCGATTTCACCGATCCGCGCATCCCCAATCGAGACGAGTGCGTGCTTCGCTATCTCGTCGATCGCTGGGCGGTCGAGCGCGCCGACAAGACCCATGTCATCTTCGAGGATGGCGAGGAGTGGAGCTTCGCCGACGTCCGTCGCCTCGTCCGTGCCAAGGCGGCGGGCCTGCGCAAACTCGGGGTCAAGCAGGGCGATTTCGTCGCGGCCTGGCTGCCGAGCGGCCGCGATGCACTGCTGGCCTTCTATGCGATCAACTATCTCGGTGCGGTCTTCGTGCCCTTCAACACCGCCTATCGCGGCAACCTGCTCGCGCATGTGCTCGCCAATTCGGGTGCGTCGCTGATGGTCGTCCATCCCGATCTGGTCGGGCGCCTGCCCGAGGTCGACTGTGCAGAGCTGCGCCAGCTGGTCGTGACGACGCAGGGCGCGGTCCCCGACATCGGGCTGCCGGTGACGCGCTTCGACGATCTCGAGGGCGACGATGTCGGCGAGCTCGACCGGCCGATCCAGCCCTGGGACATCCAGTCGATCATCTACACCTCCGGAACGACGGGCCCGTCCAAGGGTGTGCTCTCGTCCTATCTCCACATGTTCTCGAACGCCGGTCCGGAATCCTGGCCGATGGTGGGCGAGGACGACCGTTACATGTGCGTCGCACCGATCTTCCACATCGGCGGCATGGGCCCGCCCTTTGTGATGCTCGCGCGCGGGGCTTCGGTCGCGGTGATCGAGACCTTCTCGACCGACCGTTTCTGGGACATCGCGCGCAAGACGCAGTCGACCATGGTCTTCCTGCTGGGCGTCATGGCGACCTTCCTGATGAAGCAGCCGCCGTCGCCCGACGACAGGACGCATGGCGTGCGCAAGGCCTTCATGGTGCCGCTGACCGATGACGCGCCGGCCTTCACCGAGCGGTTCGGGATCGACATCTACACCATCTTCAACATGACCGAGATTTCCTCGCCGATCGTGTCCGAGGCCAATCCGGTCAAGCGCGGCACCTGCGGCAAGGTGCGCCCGTATGTCGAGGTGCGGCTGGTCGACGCCAATGATTGCGAGGTGCCGGTGGGCGCCATCGGCGAGATGCTGGTCCGCACCGATCGTCCCTGGGCGATGAACAGCGGCTATAATCGCAACCCTGAGGCGACCGCCAAGGCTTGGGCCAATGGCTGGTTCCACACCGGCGACGCCTTCCGCCGCGACGAGGACGGCTATTATTATTTCGTCGACCGGGTGAAGGATGCGATCCGCCGCCGCGGCGAGAATATCTCTTCGTTCGAGGTGGAAGTCGAAGTCTGCGCCCATCCGCACGTCCGCGAATGCGCGGCGATCGCGGTGCCGAGCGAATTTTCGGAGGACGAGGTGATGGTGATCGTAGCGCCGGTGCCCGGCTGCACGATCGACGTCGAGCATCTGGCGAGCTTCCTGATCGAGAAGATGCCCTATTTCATGGTGCCACGCTACATCCGCATCCTCGACGAACTGCCCAAGACGCCATCCGCCAAGGTGCTCAAAGCGGACCTGCGGCAGGAGGGCATCACCGCCGATACCTGGGACCGCGAAAAGGCCGGGATGCGTGTTCGCCGCGAGGTGTTCAGCGGCTGA